The genomic window GTGGGTGCGATCACCGAGTCCGACGTGGACCTGGCGATGGGCTCGGACGCCATCATCATCGGCTTCAACGTCCGCGCCGAGGGCCGTGCTCGCACGGCGGCCGAGCGCGAGGGCGTCGACGTCCGGTACTACTCGGTCATCTACCAGGCGATCGAGGAGATCGAGGCGGCGCTCAAGGGCCTGCTCAAGCCGGAGTACGAGGAGGTGCGCCTCGGCTCCGCGGAGATCCGCGAGGTCTTCCGCAGCTCCAAGTTCGGCAACATCGCGGGTGTCATCGTCCGCGAGGGCCTGCTGCGCCGCAACGCCAAGGCCCGCCTCATCCGCGACGGCAAGGTCGTGGCGGAGAGCCTCACCATCGAGGGTCTGCGCCGCTTCAAGGACGACGCGACCGAGGTCCGCGAGGGCTTCGAGGCCGGTGTCACCCTGGGGTCGTTCAACGACATCAAGGTGGACGACGTCATCGAGACCTTCGAGATGCGCGAGAAGCCGCGCTCCTAAGGCTGCTCGGTAGCCGGGGCCGGTCGGCGGGAATTCCCGTCGACCGGCCCCGGTCTCGCTGTGTAGGGTCCTCGGCATCAGCCCCCGTGATCGCACGGGGGTCCTACGAGGCCCCCAGGTCGGCGAGACCTGTCACACATGTTCGTGGGAACACTCACCTTCGACCTGCTCCTGGGCGACGTCCACTCGCTCAAGGAGAAGCGCTCGATCGTGCGGCCCATCGTGGCCGAACTGCAGCGCAAGTACAGCGTCTGCGCCGCGGAAGTCGGAAACCAGGATCTGCACCGCCGGGCCGAGATCGGCCTGGCGGTGGTCTCCGGCGAGCACCGTTTTGTCACCGAGATCCTGGACAGTTGCGAGCGGCTGGTCGCCGGCCGCCCCGAGGTGCAGCTGCTGGCTGCCCGCAGGCGTTACTACGGCGACGACGATGATTGAGAGCGGCGGATGGCCGACGACCGACCCCGGGAAGTCGCCACCATCACACCGACGAGGACCGAGAGCGCCCACAAGGCTGGGCGCGGGCCGGTACGTTGGGGCGTGGGCCCCGCGGGGCGCTGCGGCGCGCCACGTACCGTGCCCACTGCACGAGGAGGCAACGTGACCGACACCGCAAGGGCGCGCAAGCTCGCCGACCGAATCCAGGTGGTCGTCGCGGAGACCCTGGAACGGCGGATCAAGGACCCGCGCCTGGGCTTCGTGACCATCACCGACACCCGCGTCACCGGCGACCTGCGGGAGGCCACCGTCTTCTACACGGTCTTCGGCGACGAGACCGAGCGGGAGGCGACGGCGGCTGCGCTGGAGAGTGCCAAGGGCGTGCTCCGCTCCGAGGTCGGCAAGCAGACCGGGGTGCGCTTCACCCCGTCGCTGACCTTCGTCGCGGACGCGCTGCCGGACACCGCGCGCACCATCGACGACCTGCTGGACCGGGTCCGCAGCTCCGACGCGGCGGTGCGTTCCGCCGCGGCCGGCGCGCAGTACGCCGGTGACGCCGACCCGTACAAGCGGGCCGCCGAGCGCGACGACGCGGACGAGGACGAGTAGTCATGGCAGGTGAGCCGGCGGCGGCCGGTTCGGCGAGGGCGTTCTCCACCCATCCGGTGGAGGACGCCCTCGCGGTGCTTCCGGCGCCTCGCGAGGAGACACCGCTCGGCTTCGAGCGGGAGTGGCGGCGGATCGTGGCCCTCGTCGAGCAGAGCCCGGTGATCGACCTGATCTGCCACATCACCCCCGACGGTGACGCGCTCGGCTCGGCCCTGGCGGCCGGACTCGGCCTGCGCGCGCTCGGCCACCGGGTGCGGGTCTCCTTCGGTGACGACCCGCAGGTGATCGCGGAGTCGCTCTCCTTCCTGCCCGGTCAGGAGCTGATCGTGCCGGCCGCCGAGGTGCCGGACCGGCCGGAGCTGGTGCTCTGCTTCGACGTCGCCTCCGAGGGGCGGCTCGGGCTGCTGCGGGAGAAGGCGTTCGCCGCGCGGCACCTGGTGGTGCTGGACCACCACGCCTCCAATCCCGGCTTCGGCAGCCACCGGATCATCGATCCGAGCGCGCCGGCCACCGCGGTGCTGGTCGACGAACTGCTGCGGCGGCTCGGGGTCCGGCTGGACCAGTCCATCGCCACCTGCCTGTACACCGGGGTGGCCACCGACACCGGCTCGTTCAAGTACGCCGGCACCACACCGGCCACCCATGAGCTGGCCGGGCGGCTGCTGGCCACCGGGATCCGGCAGGACCTGATCTCCCGCCAGCTCTGGGACACCACCTCGTTCGGCTACCTCAAGGTGCTGGCCGCCGCGCTGGACCGCGCGGTCTACGAGCCCGAGGCCGCGGGCGGGCTGGGACTGGTGTGGACCTGGGTGCCCTACCAGGACCTGGCACTGTTCAGCGTTCCGGTGGAGGAGATCGAGGGCCTGATCGACGTGCTGCGCAAGCCCGCCGAGGCGGAGGTCGCGCTGGTGCTCAAGCAGGATCCCGACGGGACGCTGCGCGGCTCCTGCCGCGCCAAGGGCGCGGTCGACGTCGCCGCGGCCTGCGGCGAGCTGGGCGGCGGCGGGCACGCGTTCGCGGCCGGCTTCTCGGTGCGGGGGGACGCGCCGGGCGCGGTGGCCCGGTTCCGGGCGGCGCTGGCGCGGGCGGTGCGCTGAGGCGGCGCGGCACGGCGCGGCGCACCGGCCGGGCCGTACCGGCCGGGTGCGTCACACGGGGTCCGCAGGCGTTGCGGGGCCCCGCAACCATGGTTGGCAAACTGTGCAGAGAAAGAACTGATGAAGCGCAAGAGCACCGGCCCCGACGGCCTGGTCATCGTGGACAAGCCCGAAGGCATCACCTCGCACGGCGTGGTCGCCCGGCTGCGCCGGCTCGCCGGGACCCGGAAGGTCGGCCACGCCGGCACCCTGGACCCGATGGCCACCGGAGTGCTGGTGATCGGCGTCGAGCGCGCCACCCGGCTGCTCGGGCACCTGATGCTCACCGCCAAGACCTACGAGGCGACCATCCGGCTCGGCCAGACCACCATCACCGACGACCGGGAGGGCGAGGTCACCGCCTCGGTGCCGGCCGGTGCGGTCTCCCGGGAGGCGATCGACGAGCAGATCGCGGTGCTGACCGGCGAGATCATGCAGGTGCCGTCCAAGGTCAGCGCGATCAAGATCGACGGCAAGCGCTCCTACCACCGGGTGCGGGAGGGCGAGGACTTCGAGCTGCCGGCCCGGCCGACCACCGTGCACTCGTTCACCGTCCACGAGCTGCGCGAGGCGGTGGCCGAGGACGGCACGCCGGTGCTCGACCTGGACGTCACCGTGGAGTGCTCCTCCGGGACGTACATCCGGGCGCTGGCCCGCGACCTGGGCGGCGCGCTGGGCGTCGGCGGTCACCTGACGGCGCTGCGCCGCACCAAGGTCGGGCCGTACTCGGTGGAGTCGGCGCACACCCTGGAGCAGTTGGAGGAGCAGCTCACGGTGCTGCCGATCGGCGAGGCCGCGGCTGCCGCCTTCCCGCGCTGGGACGTCGGCGAGGAGGACGCGCGCCGGCTGTCGACGGGTGTGCGGCTGCCCGCGCCGGGGCTCGGGGTGGACGGGCCGATCGCGGTCTTCGGGCCGGGCGAGCAGTTCCTCGCCCTGGTGGAGGAGCAGGGCGGGCAGGCCAAGCCGGTGGCGGTCTTCGTCGGCTGACGCCGGAGACGCCGGAGCCCTGCTGGGCTCACCCGCCTCTGCGCTTGCCCGGTCTGCGCATGCCCAGGCTGTGCTCACCCGAACGGGCGAGCGCGCGAGGTGAAAGCCCGTGGTGAACGGTGTGGCCGGGGTCGCTCGGCCCACCACCCGGGCAGGCTCCTCGCGGCGAGCACGGCAGCGGTGACGGGCCCGAACGGGTGCCCACCGGGGCCGCCGGGGAGGGCAGCACGATGGCGGGTGATCTGCGGGGCGGCGGGCCGGCGGACCCGGACGGGGCGCTGGTCGCGATCAGCACGGACGCCGGGCGCCCGCTCGGCTACGGGTTCTGGGCCGATGCACGCGGCACGGTGCTGACCGCCGACGAGGTGGTCGCCGAGCAGCCGGCCGACGGCGCGGGCCTGCGGGTCCGCACGGCCGCCGGAACCTGGCACGAGGTCGGGACGGGGACGCTGACGCGCTGTCCCGAACTGGGCCTGGCCTGGCTGACGGTGGCGCGGGACGGCCCGGAGGCCTCGGGAGGGCCGCTGCCGGTGGCCGAGGCCGGGCCGCAGCCCGCGACCGGGCCGCTCGCCGAGCCGGGGGAGCACGTCCTCGTCCCCGGGGCGCCCGCCGTGACGGGCGTGCTGCACGGCACGGCGGCCGCGCTGACCGCGGGAGCGGCGCCGGCCCGGGTGCTGGCCGGGGTGCTGCTGCTCGAACTGCCGCCGGGCCTCGCACCGGTTCCCGGCCTGCCGGTGCTGGACCCCGTCACCCGGGTGGTGCTCGGCCTGCTGGCGCCGGGCCTGCGCGGGCTGCCGGACGGGCTGACCGGCGCGATCCCGCTCGCCACCGCCCGCTCGCTGGGTCCGCCGGCCCTCGTCGACCTGCTCGCCCGCAACGCGGTGGCCGCACCGGCCTACGGCCACTCGCTCAACCTGGGCGGCGCCCTCGGGCTGACCGTCCGCCAGCTGGCGGCGGCCTGCGCCGGCCCGGGGCGGATCGGCGAGCTGGCCGCGGAGCGGGTGGAGCGCGCGGACGGCCTGGCCGGCGAGGAGCCGGCGGCGGTGCTGACCGTCCTGGTCGGTGAGCCCGGCAGCGGCGCGAGCACCGAGCTGGCGGCCCTCGCGGTGCGCCGGTCGGCGGGCGCCCGGCCGCTGCCCACCCTCTGGCTGCGCGGTGCGGATCTGCGGGCCACCGACCGCTGCCTGCGAGCGCCCCTGGGCCGTGCGCTGGCCGCTCTCGCCACGCGGGAACGGGAGCAGGCGCGGTCGGCCGCACCGGTCGACGAGGCGGCGGTGGCCCAGGTCTGCGCGGCCGCCGGGCGCCCGCTGCTGGTGGTGCTCGACGGGCCCGAGGAGGCGCCCGGGGTGCTCGGCGCCGCCTGGTGGGCGGCGACGATCGAGTGGCTGGTGGCCGCCCGGGTGCGGCTGCTGGTGGCCTGCCGGCCGGAGAGCTGGGAGCGGTACGGGCCGCAGGTCGAGGCCGGGCTCGTGGGCAGCGCCGGGCTCGGCGGCGGCCCCGAGTCGGTGCGGCTGCACCGGCTGCGCCCATGGTCCGGTGCGGCGCTGGAACTCGCCGTCCAGCACTACGGACTGACGACGGCCCAGGGAGTCTGGACGCAGCGGGCGGTGGACCCGCTGCTGCTCCGGATGGCGGGGGAGCTGCGGGCCGCGGGGGTGGATCCGGCGGGGGCGAGCGCGGCCGAGCTCTGCCAGGGCTGGCTCGACCTGCGCTGCCTGCGGATCGCCGAGCACTTGGCCCGGGAGGGGGACCGGCCCGCCTCGCACCGCAAGGGGAGTGCGCTGCGGGCAGCCGCACCGCTCGTCGCGCCGGGGCGGGTGCGCCGGCTGGCTGCCGTGGTGGCCGGGCGGGTGCACGAGGCCGCCCGCCGGATGCTCGGCGCGGGCCAGGGCGGCCTGGGGCGGTCCGCGTTCGAGGAGCTCTTCCCGCCCGGCGGCTGGGCCCGCGCGGTGCTGGGCGAGGGGCTCTTCGTCCCGGCCGGTGACGGCTACTGGCTGGCCCACGCGAAGCTGGCGGACTGGCTGCAGGGCACCCATCTGGACCTGGACGCCGCGCTGCGGCTGCTGCTGGCCGACGGCGAGGAAGGCGGCGTGCGGCGCCCGATGCCCCGGCACCGGGTCGGCGCGGTGGAGGCGGCGCTGCGCGCCCTCGGGGAGAGCCGGGGAGCGGCGGGGCTGGACCCTTGGCTGCACCGGCTCTGGGACGCGCTGAGCGCCGCGGGGGCGCCCGAAGGCCCGGCCGGCGCGACGGCCCCGACGGCGGAGCTCGACCGGGAGCGGCGCTGGTGGGCGGCCCGCCTGCTGGTCACCGCGCTGCGCGCCAGCCCCGAGCCGGCGGCGCACCAGGAGCTGCTCCAGCGGATGGCGCAGCGGATCGCGCAGGCCGCCGCGAGCGCCGGCGGCTTCGCGGCCCTGGGCCGGGGAGCGCCGGACGGCCCGGCGCCCGTCGAACTGGCCCGGTTCGGGCCGGAGTTCTGGGACTCCCTCGCGCTGCCCGCCGACTGCCACTGGGCGCTGCTGCGCACGCTCAGCCGGGCGGACGGCCCCGAGCAGGGCTTCCTCGCCTCGGCCGCCGCCCGCCTCGCCGCCTCGGGGGCGTGGGCCTTCCCCCTGCTGTGCCGCTGGTTCGAGGACGGCCACGGGCTGCCGGCCCGCCCCGGCGGTACCGTCGCCGACCTCGCCCACGACCTGCTCTACGCCCACCGGGCCCTCGCCGTCGACGAGTTGACGGAGGCCCTGGTGGCGGTCGCGCACCCGCGCGCCGACGCACTGCTGACCGTGCTCGCCGTGGAGGAGCCCTCCGCGCTCTGCCGCGCGGTCGACCGCTGGAGCCACGACCCGCGTCCCGAGCGCCACGTGGCCGCCGCCGTGCACGCGCTGCGCACCGCGCCGTACGCCACCGGCGCGGGGGTCGAGCTGCTGCGCCACGCCGCACTGACCCTGCTCGCCCGGGAGGCGGAGCCGGGCCTGCACGGCGCCGCCCTCGCGCTGCTGGTCCGCGATCCGGTCACCCGCGCCCGCCATCTGGCAGGCGCGCTGCGCGCGTACGCGGCCGACGATCCGTTCGTTCCGCCGGCAGCCCTCGCGGTGGCGCTGGCCACCGACGCGGCCGCCGTGCTCGACGCGTTCGAGGCGCGGCTGGCGCTGCCCGGCGGCTCCGCTGCCGCCGTGCTGCGGGTGCTCGCGGACGCCGCGCCCGGGGCCGGCGCGGTGGCGGCCCCGGGTTCGCTGCCCGACCCGGCCACCCGGCTGGCCGGGCGGCTGCTGCGGGCCCGGCCCGAGCGGGCCGAGCTGGTGGCCGAGTACCTCAACCGGCGGCTCGCGCTGGGGACGGCCGCCCGGGGCGACCTCACCGCGCTGCTGGGCGCGCCGCCAGGCGAGCGGCCGGCGCCGGTCCGGCGGGCCTTCGCGCTGGTGCTGGCCACCCCGGGGGCCGCGGCACCGGCGGCCCGGGCGGATGCGCACGCGGACGGGCCGGCGCCGGGCCCGGCGGCCGGTGAGCTGCTGCGCGGCGAGTTCCTGGACCGGCTGCTGGTCACCGAGCGGGATCCGGCGGTGCTGGCCCCCGCCCTGGAGCGGCTGGCCAACACCACCGCCCGCCAGGACCCGCAGCGGGCCCGGGCCATGGTGCGCCGGATCGCCGACGCCTGGGCCCAGGGCACCGGCGGCCCGGAGCGCTGGGACGCCCTGCTGGTGGGCTGCGCGGGCCGGGCCGCCGACTTCGCCCAGTTGCTCGCGGAGTGGCCCGCCGACTCGCACCCGCCCGCCGGCGGTCCGCTGCTGGCCCGGATGCGCGTGCTGCTCGCGCAGGGCCGCGACCCGCAGTACGCGGCGGCCGAGGCCGAGCGTACGGCCGTGCGGCCGGTCATCGCCGCGCTGCCGCGCGCAGCGGGTGTTCCGGTGCCGGAGCGCGGAGCGGCGCATGGCACGCTATAGGGGTTCGGGTTTGAGCTGTTGAGAAGAGGAGCGGTCAGGGTGCAGCGCTGGCGTGGCCTGGAGGAGATTCCCGGCGACTGGGGACGCAGCGTCGTCACCATCGGCTCGTTCGACGGGGTGCACCTGGGGCACCAGCTGATCATCAACCGGGCGGTCGCCCGGGCGCGTGAGCTGGGCGCCAAGGCCGTCGTGGTGACCTTCGACCCGCACCCGAGCGAGGTGGTGCGCCCCGGCAGCCACCCGCCGCTGCTGGCCCCGCACCCGCGCCGGGCCGAGCTGATGGCGACCCTCGGCGTGGACGCGGTGCTGGTGCTGCCGTTCACCGCGGAGTTCTCCAAGGAGTCGCCGCAGGCCTTCGTCCAGCAGGTGCTGGTGGACGCGCTGCACGCGCGGCTGGTGATCGAGGGGCCGAACTTCCGGTTCGGGCACAAGGCGGCCGGCAACGTCGCGCTGCTGGCCGAGCTGGGGCAGCAGGCCGACTTCGAGGTCGAGGTGGTCGACCTCCAGGTGCGCGGTGCGGCCGGCGGCGGCGAGCCGTTCTCCTCCACGCTGGCCCGCCGGCTGGTCGCGGCCGGTGAGATGGGCGCGGTGGCCGAGGTGCTCGGCCGGCCGCACCGGGTCGAGGGCATCGTGGTGCGCGGCGCGCAGCGCGGGCGCGACCTGGGCTACCCGACCGCCAACGTGGACGTGGTGCCGCACAGCGCCGTCCCGGCCGACGGGGTGTACGCGGGCTGGCTGACGGCCGACGGCGAGCGGATGCCGGCGGCCATCTCGGTGGGCACCAACCCCACCTTCGACGGCACCCACCGCACCGTCGAGGCCTACGCGATCGACCGGGTCGGCCTGGACCTGTACGGGCTGCACGTGGCCGTCGACTTCCTCGCCTTCCTGCGCGGGATGGAGAAGTTCGACACCGTCGAGGCGCTGCTCGACCGGATGGCCGCCGACGTGAAGCAGGCCAGGGAGCTGACCGCGACGGAGTGACGAGCCGTCACCGCGACGCTACTGCGCCCGCCCCCGGACTCCGGGGGCGGGCGCAGTCGCGTGCGGTCACTGCTGGGGCGGTGGCGGCGGGTAGCCGTAGCCGGGCTGCGGGGGCTGCTGCGCCGGATCGGTGGGGCCGGGCTGCGGCGCGGCCGGGGGCCACGGGCCCGGCTGCTGCTGCCCGGGGTTGACCGGCCCGGGTGCCGGCGGGTAGCCGTACCCCTGCGGCGGGGCCGCCTGCGGGCCGCCCGGCGCCGGGTAGCCGTACCCCTGCTGGCCGGGCTGCGGCGCCCAGGGCTGCCCGCCGGCCGGGCCGCCGCCCTGCGGCGCGCCCCAGGGCTGACCGGCCTCCGGCCCGGGGGCACCGTACGGCTGCTGGGCCGGTCCGGGCTGGCCGGGCCACCCCTGCTGCGGCGCGCCGGGCGCCTGCTGCTGTTGCTGCCAGCCGCCGTTCGCCGCGGCCTGCTGGGCCCGGATGATGTCCTCGCCGACCAGGGTGGCCAGATCGAAGTAGGCCTCACGGACCTTGGGCCGCATCATGTCCAGGTTGACCTCGGCCCCGGCCGCCAGGCTCTCGTCGAACGGCACCACCACGACGCCGCGGCAGCGGG from Kitasatospora sp. NBC_01250 includes these protein-coding regions:
- a CDS encoding bifunctional riboflavin kinase/FAD synthetase, producing the protein MQRWRGLEEIPGDWGRSVVTIGSFDGVHLGHQLIINRAVARARELGAKAVVVTFDPHPSEVVRPGSHPPLLAPHPRRAELMATLGVDAVLVLPFTAEFSKESPQAFVQQVLVDALHARLVIEGPNFRFGHKAAGNVALLAELGQQADFEVEVVDLQVRGAAGGGEPFSSTLARRLVAAGEMGAVAEVLGRPHRVEGIVVRGAQRGRDLGYPTANVDVVPHSAVPADGVYAGWLTADGERMPAAISVGTNPTFDGTHRTVEAYAIDRVGLDLYGLHVAVDFLAFLRGMEKFDTVEALLDRMAADVKQARELTATE
- a CDS encoding serine protease, giving the protein MAGDLRGGGPADPDGALVAISTDAGRPLGYGFWADARGTVLTADEVVAEQPADGAGLRVRTAAGTWHEVGTGTLTRCPELGLAWLTVARDGPEASGGPLPVAEAGPQPATGPLAEPGEHVLVPGAPAVTGVLHGTAAALTAGAAPARVLAGVLLLELPPGLAPVPGLPVLDPVTRVVLGLLAPGLRGLPDGLTGAIPLATARSLGPPALVDLLARNAVAAPAYGHSLNLGGALGLTVRQLAAACAGPGRIGELAAERVERADGLAGEEPAAVLTVLVGEPGSGASTELAALAVRRSAGARPLPTLWLRGADLRATDRCLRAPLGRALAALATREREQARSAAPVDEAAVAQVCAAAGRPLLVVLDGPEEAPGVLGAAWWAATIEWLVAARVRLLVACRPESWERYGPQVEAGLVGSAGLGGGPESVRLHRLRPWSGAALELAVQHYGLTTAQGVWTQRAVDPLLLRMAGELRAAGVDPAGASAAELCQGWLDLRCLRIAEHLAREGDRPASHRKGSALRAAAPLVAPGRVRRLAAVVAGRVHEAARRMLGAGQGGLGRSAFEELFPPGGWARAVLGEGLFVPAGDGYWLAHAKLADWLQGTHLDLDAALRLLLADGEEGGVRRPMPRHRVGAVEAALRALGESRGAAGLDPWLHRLWDALSAAGAPEGPAGATAPTAELDRERRWWAARLLVTALRASPEPAAHQELLQRMAQRIAQAAASAGGFAALGRGAPDGPAPVELARFGPEFWDSLALPADCHWALLRTLSRADGPEQGFLASAAARLAASGAWAFPLLCRWFEDGHGLPARPGGTVADLAHDLLYAHRALAVDELTEALVAVAHPRADALLTVLAVEEPSALCRAVDRWSHDPRPERHVAAAVHALRTAPYATGAGVELLRHAALTLLAREAEPGLHGAALALLVRDPVTRARHLAGALRAYAADDPFVPPAALAVALATDAAAVLDAFEARLALPGGSAAAVLRVLADAAPGAGAVAAPGSLPDPATRLAGRLLRARPERAELVAEYLNRRLALGTAARGDLTALLGAPPGERPAPVRRAFALVLATPGAAAPAARADAHADGPAPGPAAGELLRGEFLDRLLVTERDPAVLAPALERLANTTARQDPQRARAMVRRIADAWAQGTGGPERWDALLVGCAGRAADFAQLLAEWPADSHPPAGGPLLARMRVLLAQGRDPQYAAAEAERTAVRPVIAALPRAAGVPVPERGAAHGTL
- a CDS encoding DUF503 domain-containing protein codes for the protein MFVGTLTFDLLLGDVHSLKEKRSIVRPIVAELQRKYSVCAAEVGNQDLHRRAEIGLAVVSGEHRFVTEILDSCERLVAGRPEVQLLAARRRYYGDDDD
- a CDS encoding DHH family phosphoesterase; this encodes MAGEPAAAGSARAFSTHPVEDALAVLPAPREETPLGFEREWRRIVALVEQSPVIDLICHITPDGDALGSALAAGLGLRALGHRVRVSFGDDPQVIAESLSFLPGQELIVPAAEVPDRPELVLCFDVASEGRLGLLREKAFAARHLVVLDHHASNPGFGSHRIIDPSAPATAVLVDELLRRLGVRLDQSIATCLYTGVATDTGSFKYAGTTPATHELAGRLLATGIRQDLISRQLWDTTSFGYLKVLAAALDRAVYEPEAAGGLGLVWTWVPYQDLALFSVPVEEIEGLIDVLRKPAEAEVALVLKQDPDGTLRGSCRAKGAVDVAAACGELGGGGHAFAAGFSVRGDAPGAVARFRAALARAVR
- the truB gene encoding tRNA pseudouridine(55) synthase TruB, giving the protein MKRKSTGPDGLVIVDKPEGITSHGVVARLRRLAGTRKVGHAGTLDPMATGVLVIGVERATRLLGHLMLTAKTYEATIRLGQTTITDDREGEVTASVPAGAVSREAIDEQIAVLTGEIMQVPSKVSAIKIDGKRSYHRVREGEDFELPARPTTVHSFTVHELREAVAEDGTPVLDLDVTVECSSGTYIRALARDLGGALGVGGHLTALRRTKVGPYSVESAHTLEQLEEQLTVLPIGEAAAAAFPRWDVGEEDARRLSTGVRLPAPGLGVDGPIAVFGPGEQFLALVEEQGGQAKPVAVFVG
- the rbfA gene encoding 30S ribosome-binding factor RbfA gives rise to the protein MTDTARARKLADRIQVVVAETLERRIKDPRLGFVTITDTRVTGDLREATVFYTVFGDETEREATAAALESAKGVLRSEVGKQTGVRFTPSLTFVADALPDTARTIDDLLDRVRSSDAAVRSAAAGAQYAGDADPYKRAAERDDADEDE